The following proteins are encoded in a genomic region of Mahella australiensis 50-1 BON:
- a CDS encoding AAA family ATPase, which produces MLISIFSPKGGVGKTTLALGFAEVISQNQSVCIIEFDFSPGDFSAILDLDITKNVLMATKYNFADNVQRPQDAKYDVIVGGFPDAHERIPRDEFDRMVRRVEEKYDVVLVDIQPGFIERAIDVLNRSDAVLLIAEDDYRVAARINGFLDWIMVNNINQAKNFFFVVNRKKGKEIQFLDKMQNRLPFFYEVPFIKDLKGHKDNRLEKHIKTMYEKIQQAVQVTAIEI; this is translated from the coding sequence GTGCTTATTTCAATATTTTCACCTAAAGGCGGGGTGGGTAAAACCACTCTCGCATTAGGGTTTGCTGAGGTAATATCGCAAAATCAATCGGTATGTATCATAGAATTCGATTTTTCACCGGGAGATTTCTCGGCTATACTTGACCTTGACATAACAAAGAACGTTCTTATGGCAACCAAATACAATTTTGCGGACAACGTGCAACGCCCGCAAGACGCAAAATACGACGTGATAGTGGGCGGTTTCCCGGATGCGCATGAGCGTATACCGCGTGACGAATTCGACCGTATGGTCAGGCGGGTTGAAGAAAAATACGATGTGGTATTAGTCGACATACAACCGGGATTTATCGAGCGTGCCATAGACGTTTTAAACAGGTCTGACGCGGTTCTGCTTATAGCCGAAGACGACTACCGCGTGGCAGCCCGTATAAACGGGTTTCTCGACTGGATTATGGTAAACAACATAAACCAGGCCAAAAACTTCTTCTTTGTGGTGAACAGGAAGAAAGGTAAAGAGATACAATTTTTAGATAAAATGCAGAACCGGTTACCGTTTTTTTACGAAGTGCCGTTCATAAAAGATCTGAAAGGCCATAAAGACAACCGGCTGGAAAAACATATCAAAACTATGTATGAAAAAATACAGCAAGCCGTTCAGGTGACAGCTATTGAAATATAG
- a CDS encoding SAF domain-containing protein, whose amino-acid sequence MLLLPALIVGAIVYVYFTSTTGTTGILTAKTTINAGMKIEETMLDTMQVPNTAIPSGAMTDVNDVIGKTAAVTRAPGDIIFRDALSEQEPVLKENETFIAVELPESLSAMIGEGNQINLVCLGNTAAAQQPITETQPTDQTAAPAEQPQENTNVIENLPVYSVITTTDSTGSNIKYAIIKTDKDTAVKAVNITAGEYAIVISK is encoded by the coding sequence ATGTTATTACTACCCGCGCTTATCGTGGGTGCCATAGTATATGTATATTTCACATCAACAACGGGTACAACCGGTATACTGACGGCTAAAACCACAATCAACGCCGGCATGAAGATTGAGGAAACCATGCTGGATACCATGCAGGTGCCCAACACAGCTATCCCGAGCGGGGCTATGACGGATGTCAACGATGTTATAGGCAAAACAGCGGCGGTAACACGTGCACCGGGCGATATAATATTCAGGGATGCATTATCCGAACAGGAACCGGTGCTGAAAGAAAATGAAACGTTTATTGCGGTTGAGCTGCCGGAATCACTGTCGGCCATGATAGGAGAAGGCAACCAAATTAACCTGGTATGCCTGGGGAATACTGCAGCAGCACAGCAACCCATAACCGAAACACAGCCAACGGACCAAACAGCAGCGCCTGCCGAACAACCTCAGGAGAACACAAACGTAATAGAGAACCTGCCGGTATACAGTGTGATAACAACCACAGACTCAACAGGCAGCAACATCAAGTATGCCATTATAAAGACGGATAAAGATACGGCTGTCAAGGCAGTTAATATTACGGCAGGCGAGTATGCTATTGTTATTTCAAAATAA
- a CDS encoding leucine-rich repeat protein, protein MHFNRRKLLAYVLCITVLLSGMFFVEVRTTSAADPTMLYYAEGDVWIDTDGNEMTPEHARLWRYYVLNNGTGTVGLAWYLGDIVDGRIVGKVPASINGKPVSTMDSTFRMQPLEYAPVIPDTVTNMVYTFAGCTSLIEAPVIPDTVTNMSYTFYECTSLTELPAIPDKVIYMLYAFYDCTNITGIIKIPVGAISTSYFADSTLDRTTKPILLLYTSSQSSLANMIHLSNVTKRVVPSTSGYNKSLPQNIMDTDTRVTVDIESLTGVYELSTGEELNFTATVSNPDLQYKWVVQDLYDTNGETNYNASIDSTGKLKAFQDGFAAVGLMAKFPDNTEHVYGAKVVKITNGGNQPVTSGFVSIQPGDTLASWSDDYSMSGSLGQYFSLPHDGIIVSQNNPPSGDEQALYEPSIVTGNIVDKSVNYLKVGETASYQVANLNPADASYRFVARSMVQPASVSITDTGEVKAQSAGLSIILLVDSQNKLIDKLPIMVGENDVISPEEQEQLDNASLDPDDYSYMAIGDGEYDVIILGNIEPITTLDVDVPISINFVIDRNRLFKAPVIKLVSHCAAPLKVSINNVSTVGDSPSLVDPATYTDAGWLSLGEADTRSKIGLILNGVGLYRKSGLIGTIPSAFNGEKDLDLALSAKYGKSWGNMAGKNIQYNVELLIEMQ, encoded by the coding sequence ATGCATTTTAACCGTAGAAAACTACTCGCATATGTGTTATGCATAACCGTTTTATTGAGTGGTATGTTTTTTGTTGAGGTAAGAACTACTAGTGCTGCTGACCCAACAATGCTATATTATGCAGAAGGTGATGTATGGATAGACACGGATGGCAATGAAATGACGCCTGAACATGCACGACTGTGGAGGTATTATGTGCTTAACAATGGTACAGGTACAGTAGGGTTGGCTTGGTATTTAGGAGACATAGTAGATGGCAGGATAGTAGGCAAGGTTCCAGCAAGTATAAATGGGAAACCTGTATCGACCATGGATAGTACATTTCGTATGCAGCCTTTGGAATATGCACCTGTTATACCAGATACTGTAACGAATATGGTGTATACATTTGCTGGATGTACTTCTTTAATAGAAGCACCTGTTATACCAGATACTGTAACGAATATGTCATATACATTTTATGAATGCACTTCTTTAACAGAATTACCTGCTATACCAGACAAAGTAATATATATGTTATATGCATTTTATGATTGCACAAATATAACAGGTATTATTAAGATTCCTGTAGGTGCAATTTCGACTTCGTATTTTGCAGATAGTACTCTTGACCGTACCACAAAACCGATATTATTGTTATATACAAGCTCGCAAAGCAGTTTAGCAAATATGATTCATCTAAGCAATGTTACTAAGCGGGTTGTGCCATCAACTAGTGGTTATAATAAAAGTTTGCCCCAAAATATTATGGACACAGATACTAGAGTAACCGTTGATATTGAATCTTTAACAGGTGTTTATGAATTAAGTACTGGCGAAGAATTAAATTTTACAGCTACGGTAAGTAATCCAGATTTGCAGTATAAGTGGGTTGTTCAGGATTTATATGATACCAATGGTGAAACAAATTATAATGCATCTATAGATTCAACTGGCAAATTAAAGGCTTTTCAAGATGGATTTGCGGCTGTAGGCTTAATGGCTAAATTTCCAGATAACACTGAACATGTATATGGTGCAAAAGTAGTAAAAATAACAAATGGTGGTAATCAGCCAGTAACATCAGGATTTGTAAGTATACAGCCAGGAGATACTTTAGCAAGCTGGAGCGATGATTATTCTATGTCAGGCTCTTTAGGTCAGTATTTTTCTTTACCGCATGATGGCATTATTGTAAGTCAAAATAATCCCCCATCAGGAGATGAACAAGCGTTGTATGAACCATCTATTGTTACAGGAAATATAGTTGATAAATCTGTTAACTATTTAAAAGTTGGAGAAACGGCAAGTTATCAAGTAGCTAATCTAAACCCTGCTGATGCATCATATAGATTTGTAGCACGCAGTATGGTGCAACCAGCAAGTGTAAGTATTACAGATACTGGAGAAGTAAAAGCGCAGAGTGCAGGTTTATCGATAATATTGTTGGTTGATAGTCAAAATAAGCTTATAGATAAGTTGCCGATTATGGTTGGTGAGAATGATGTTATTAGCCCAGAGGAACAAGAACAGTTGGATAATGCGTCTTTAGACCCCGATGATTATTCATATATGGCTATAGGAGATGGTGAGTATGATGTAATCATACTGGGAAATATAGAGCCTATAACAACGCTGGATGTGGATGTTCCGATATCTATTAATTTTGTTATAGATCGTAATAGACTTTTTAAGGCTCCTGTAATTAAATTGGTTTCCCATTGTGCAGCACCATTAAAGGTTAGCATAAATAATGTATCTACGGTAGGCGACTCACCAAGCTTGGTAGACCCGGCCACATATACCGATGCTGGATGGCTTAGTTTGGGAGAAGCAGATACTCGTTCGAAAATCGGTTTAATATTAAATGGAGTTGGTTTATACCGTAAATCAGGGCTTATTGGAACAATCCCATCGGCTTTTAATGGTGAAAAAGACCTTGATTTAGCATTATCAGCAAAGTATGGAAAGAGTTGGGGAAATATGGCTGGCAAAAATATTCAGTATAATGTTGAATTGCTGATTGAGATGCAATAG
- a CDS encoding metal-dependent hydrolase codes for MFQLKGYTHLAAGIAAGYILSGTPAGMIAAGAGALLPDLDTPHSMLGSKIPLLSVIGGGHRGWMHSFIGLAVFSLPVYLYNPQAGYAVATGCITHLVLDMLNPSGVKLFWPFGRHRHILGIPSSSIIANLAVTVLVLFAAFERR; via the coding sequence GTGTTTCAACTGAAAGGATACACGCATCTTGCAGCGGGGATAGCAGCCGGTTATATATTATCCGGCACGCCTGCAGGTATGATAGCGGCCGGTGCGGGGGCTCTGCTTCCTGATCTCGATACGCCTCATTCGATGCTCGGCAGCAAAATACCGCTGTTGTCGGTAATAGGCGGCGGGCACAGAGGCTGGATGCACTCTTTTATCGGACTGGCGGTATTTTCACTGCCGGTATATTTATATAACCCTCAAGCAGGGTATGCAGTTGCTACAGGATGCATTACTCATCTTGTGCTGGATATGCTTAACCCGTCGGGAGTTAAGCTGTTCTGGCCGTTTGGCCGCCACAGGCACATATTAGGGATCCCGAGCAGCAGTATCATTGCCAATCTGGCTGTTACGGTACTGGTGCTGTTTGCAGCGTTTGAAAGGAGGTGA
- a CDS encoding glycosyltransferase family 4 protein, with protein sequence MKGYNYLLDALAKLRDFSWEMRIIGDGPERDMLQSQANRLGLTNRVRFLGERKDIPDLLSGADLYVQPSLLEGLPTTVTEAMFSCLPVIATTVGGIAEQIDRSCGILVPPANPDELARAIKLVLSTDKKEQMGKAARQKAEQKFSIDVCATKYLHIYTVAAASRKALSLGQLA encoded by the coding sequence ATGAAAGGATACAATTATCTTTTAGATGCGCTGGCCAAGCTGCGCGATTTTTCGTGGGAAATGCGTATTATAGGAGACGGCCCTGAAAGGGATATGCTGCAAAGCCAGGCAAACAGGCTGGGATTAACAAATCGTGTCAGGTTTTTGGGCGAAAGAAAAGACATACCGGATTTGCTTTCCGGAGCGGATCTGTACGTTCAACCGTCTCTTTTGGAAGGCCTGCCCACTACAGTCACTGAAGCTATGTTCTCATGTCTGCCGGTTATTGCAACAACGGTAGGAGGCATTGCCGAGCAGATAGATAGATCATGCGGTATACTTGTGCCGCCTGCTAATCCTGATGAACTGGCAAGAGCAATAAAACTTGTTTTAAGCACAGACAAAAAAGAACAGATGGGTAAGGCCGCGCGGCAGAAAGCCGAACAAAAATTCAGCATAGACGTCTGTGCAACCAAATATCTGCATATTTACACCGTAGCGGCAGCAAGTCGGAAAGCGCTTAGCCTTGGTCAACTGGCTTAG
- the iscB gene encoding RNA-guided endonuclease IscB, with translation MVFVLDKHKKPLMPCSEKRARLLLERSRAVVHKKEPFTIRLKDRTEEESQLQSLRLKLDPGSKATGVAVLADDTKAIWLGEIHHKSNIKKKLKDRRALRSSRRNRKTRYRQARFNNRHPAKCVACGKNAKHGSRYCRPCQKARNYVDNGYREKRLPPSLQARVNQTINCVTKLCKLLPITAISTEHVKFDTQLMQNPDINDVEYQHGELFGYEVKEYLLEKWGRKCTYCGKENVPLEVEHIIPKSRGGTDRISNLTIACHKCNQKKGNMTAEEFGYPEIQKQAKQPLKDAAMMNATRWALYNNLKKFGLPVECGTGAMTKKQRLAHKLPKTHYYDACFVGASTSDEITISTEYVSIWSAIGRGNRQMCRTDKYGFPKGYRKNRKQYFGFQTGDIVKANIPNGKYQGNFTGRVAVRSSGYFDIKDSTGNCLCQGVSWKYMQVLQRNSGWQYDKERRNPLLSQLK, from the coding sequence ATGGTATTTGTACTAGATAAACACAAGAAGCCGTTAATGCCATGTTCAGAGAAAAGAGCGAGATTGTTGCTTGAACGCAGCAGAGCAGTTGTCCACAAAAAAGAACCGTTTACAATACGGCTTAAAGACAGGACGGAAGAAGAAAGTCAGTTGCAATCCTTAAGATTGAAACTTGACCCTGGCAGCAAAGCGACAGGTGTAGCTGTTTTGGCAGATGATACTAAGGCCATATGGTTAGGAGAAATACATCATAAATCCAATATTAAGAAAAAACTTAAAGACAGACGTGCGTTGAGAAGTAGTAGACGTAACCGCAAGACAAGATACAGGCAGGCACGTTTTAACAACAGGCATCCTGCAAAATGCGTTGCATGTGGTAAAAACGCAAAACATGGCAGCCGATATTGCAGGCCGTGCCAAAAAGCAAGGAACTATGTTGATAACGGGTATCGTGAAAAGCGTTTACCTCCGTCGTTACAGGCCAGAGTTAATCAGACGATTAACTGCGTAACAAAACTGTGTAAGTTGTTGCCTATAACAGCAATCAGTACAGAGCATGTTAAGTTTGATACGCAGTTAATGCAAAACCCGGACATCAACGATGTGGAGTACCAGCATGGAGAATTGTTTGGTTATGAGGTTAAAGAATACCTGCTTGAGAAATGGGGGCGTAAATGTACTTACTGCGGCAAAGAGAATGTACCGCTGGAAGTAGAGCATATAATCCCTAAATCCCGAGGTGGCACTGACAGGATAAGCAATTTAACAATAGCTTGTCATAAATGTAACCAAAAGAAAGGTAATATGACAGCAGAAGAATTCGGCTATCCAGAGATACAAAAACAAGCTAAACAACCGCTTAAAGACGCTGCAATGATGAATGCAACCAGATGGGCATTGTACAACAATCTGAAAAAGTTTGGTTTGCCGGTTGAATGCGGCACGGGTGCCATGACAAAGAAACAGCGACTAGCGCACAAACTGCCTAAAACGCATTATTATGATGCATGCTTTGTCGGCGCCAGCACATCTGATGAAATAACAATTTCAACAGAATATGTTTCAATATGGTCAGCCATAGGAAGAGGCAATAGGCAGATGTGCAGGACAGACAAATACGGTTTCCCAAAGGGCTACCGTAAAAACCGGAAGCAGTACTTTGGGTTCCAAACAGGAGATATAGTTAAAGCTAACATACCAAATGGCAAATATCAGGGTAACTTTACAGGACGCGTTGCTGTAAGATCAAGTGGGTACTTCGACATCAAAGACAGTACGGGCAATTGTCTCTGTCAAGGGGTATCATGGAAATATATGCAAGTTCTGCAAAGGAACTCTGGTTGGCAATACGACAAAGAAAGGAGAAACCCGCTCCTCTCGCAACTAAAGTAG
- a CDS encoding glycosyltransferase gives MNILISIGWVHPATNGVSTFITRMQDKYADMGHRADIVSLKPGDLREGERYYAHNSVKFWEYLSNLDSEPDVVHANDVFSAKLARERFPDVPIVLTVHNILAQETLLDGSLVKGSTIWHNIRRAEIAGIEAADWVVFVSNGQMRTFLEEYAVELPDDMISSVVYNGLDKTIYPTKHKDRNSIPVIVSVGRLAGVNYPPLKR, from the coding sequence ATCAACATACTAATTTCAATCGGCTGGGTCCACCCGGCCACTAACGGCGTTTCAACGTTTATCACGCGAATGCAGGACAAATATGCGGATATGGGACATAGGGCTGATATTGTCTCGCTTAAGCCCGGAGATTTAAGAGAGGGGGAGCGGTATTATGCACATAACAGCGTTAAGTTTTGGGAATACCTGAGCAATCTCGATTCCGAGCCGGATGTAGTACATGCGAATGATGTTTTTTCGGCTAAACTGGCAAGAGAGAGGTTCCCGGACGTACCGATTGTGCTAACCGTTCACAACATACTAGCTCAGGAAACCCTCCTTGACGGTTCGCTAGTTAAAGGCAGCACCATATGGCACAATATCAGACGGGCCGAGATAGCCGGTATAGAAGCTGCTGATTGGGTAGTCTTCGTATCAAACGGGCAGATGCGGACTTTTCTTGAAGAATATGCAGTTGAACTGCCCGATGATATGATTTCCTCGGTAGTATACAATGGCTTGGATAAAACGATTTATCCGACCAAACACAAAGATCGTAACTCAATACCCGTCATCGTATCCGTCGGCAGATTAGCGGGCGTCAACTACCCACCTCTAAAGAGGTAG
- a CDS encoding M23 family metallopeptidase, which translates to MEEVFKLPDNAEQKSKQAEQAVTSGIKKAGGKAVKAGGKLILKMLAPYLPIIIAVVVVVVLIFTATSVIYAQLTTDHSDIETEEGEIADECITKAVKKANARSQYDSYGRDAMLELTEGQVWSVITFKNTATDTKITVDEINETAEDMKPFFEYMTADRITEQLQTFTDPETGETWSEWVVIDKSTDTLLTHADSIIGEYSYTYKKVTNTSGNTRTTYMQPLETKLIGEQYARLKKYLKEELKLGDSDMDIVIQSVLEASAGFENNQQRMDWLLGYGTGISLPGNTNYTGIPADIIPAIQEASQKFGIPEWLIAAVIKIESGFNPLARNASSGAYGLMQIMPFHIDGGLFERLGFDRVADRDNPRAQVIAGTSLLKGHIGNITVDWNSEIWKQQTLKGLANYGGYTNDRLAEAEEKYVSKIWAAADSYKTIGITTGISWPLPGHTKISSYFGGRADPITGKQADHSGIDIPVPEGTPVLSASNGTVVFAGWNDAYGNVVIIESGQYNILYGHNSKLLVTTGQTVQQSQQISLAGTTGRSTGPHLHFGISIGKWTNSRWINPLSQVTPK; encoded by the coding sequence ATGGAAGAGGTGTTTAAATTGCCCGATAATGCGGAACAAAAGTCAAAACAAGCCGAACAAGCAGTAACAAGTGGTATTAAGAAAGCCGGCGGCAAGGCGGTTAAAGCAGGCGGAAAGCTGATACTTAAGATGCTTGCCCCATACCTGCCGATCATAATCGCGGTTGTAGTTGTTGTTGTTTTAATTTTTACTGCCACAAGCGTCATATACGCGCAGCTGACTACTGATCACAGCGATATAGAAACCGAGGAAGGCGAGATAGCCGACGAATGTATAACCAAGGCAGTTAAAAAAGCCAATGCACGCAGCCAATACGATTCATATGGCAGAGATGCCATGCTGGAACTGACCGAAGGCCAGGTATGGTCGGTTATAACGTTTAAGAATACGGCAACCGATACAAAGATAACCGTTGATGAAATAAACGAGACAGCGGAAGATATGAAACCGTTTTTTGAGTATATGACCGCTGACAGGATAACCGAGCAATTGCAAACATTTACCGACCCGGAAACAGGGGAGACATGGAGCGAGTGGGTAGTAATCGACAAATCCACCGATACGCTACTGACTCACGCCGATAGTATAATCGGTGAATACAGCTATACTTACAAAAAAGTAACTAATACAAGCGGTAATACGCGGACAACATATATGCAACCGCTCGAAACTAAACTGATAGGCGAACAATATGCCAGGCTGAAAAAATACCTCAAAGAGGAGTTAAAACTGGGCGATAGCGATATGGATATAGTGATTCAGTCCGTATTAGAAGCATCAGCGGGGTTTGAAAATAATCAGCAGCGTATGGATTGGCTGCTCGGCTACGGTACCGGTATTTCTTTGCCGGGTAATACGAATTATACGGGTATACCTGCAGATATAATACCGGCCATACAAGAGGCGTCACAAAAATTCGGTATACCGGAATGGCTGATTGCTGCCGTTATAAAGATCGAGTCAGGCTTTAATCCGCTAGCCCGTAACGCTTCGTCAGGCGCATACGGCCTGATGCAGATCATGCCGTTCCACATAGACGGCGGGCTGTTCGAACGGTTGGGGTTTGACAGGGTGGCTGACCGTGATAACCCGCGTGCTCAGGTTATAGCCGGCACATCGCTGTTAAAAGGCCATATAGGGAATATAACAGTGGATTGGAACAGCGAAATATGGAAACAACAGACGCTCAAAGGCTTGGCTAATTATGGCGGGTATACAAACGATCGCCTGGCCGAAGCCGAAGAAAAATACGTATCAAAGATATGGGCGGCTGCCGACAGCTATAAAACAATCGGTATAACAACCGGCATATCATGGCCGTTGCCGGGGCATACGAAAATATCATCGTATTTCGGCGGCAGAGCCGACCCGATAACCGGCAAACAGGCTGACCATAGCGGTATAGACATACCCGTACCGGAAGGAACACCCGTATTATCCGCCTCGAACGGTACAGTGGTATTTGCCGGATGGAACGATGCTTACGGCAATGTTGTAATAATAGAGTCAGGTCAGTATAATATATTATATGGACATAATTCAAAATTACTTGTCACAACAGGACAGACAGTGCAGCAGAGTCAACAGATTTCATTAGCCGGGACAACCGGCAGGTCAACCGGCCCGCACCTGCACTTCGGCATATCGATAGGCAAGTGGACCAACAGCAGATGGATTAATCCACTGTCGCAGGTCACTCCCAAATAG
- a CDS encoding nucleotidyltransferase domain-containing protein yields the protein MLHGTEQVIKKTSLSPELINDIIYNIKAVLGEKLESIVLYGSYARASQESDSDIDIIALVDGDDSYIKSVDDLITDITVDLSLKYNIVVSIFLQNLDQYRQFLDVLPFSMNIEKEGIELYERENH from the coding sequence ATGTTGCACGGAACAGAACAAGTAATCAAAAAGACTTCACTGTCTCCCGAACTTATAAATGATATTATATATAATATCAAAGCCGTTTTGGGAGAAAAATTGGAAAGCATAGTTTTGTATGGTTCTTACGCTCGTGCTTCTCAAGAAAGTGATTCGGACATAGATATAATAGCATTAGTTGACGGGGACGACAGTTATATTAAAAGTGTAGATGATTTAATAACTGATATAACAGTTGATTTATCTTTAAAATATAATATTGTTGTATCTATATTCCTGCAAAATCTTGATCAATACCGGCAATTCCTAGATGTACTGCCGTTTTCCATGAATATTGAGAAAGAGGGCATAGAGCTTTATGAAAGAGAGAATCATTGA
- a CDS encoding PIN domain-containing protein, translating into MSKSCNWVLDASAVLALINDEPGADIVRQAIKEEAIIGSVNFAELVSKLDDIGITAEDIRVIVELLNIEVVSFDWQLAYEAGLLRSITKQFGLSLGDRACIALGRHMNLPVITADRVWSQPQIDVDIRFIR; encoded by the coding sequence ATGAGTAAGTCCTGCAACTGGGTATTGGATGCTTCTGCGGTATTGGCGTTAATTAACGATGAACCAGGAGCTGATATAGTCAGGCAGGCAATTAAGGAGGAGGCCATTATCGGTTCTGTTAATTTTGCTGAATTGGTGTCGAAGTTAGATGATATTGGTATAACTGCCGAAGATATTCGGGTGATTGTTGAACTGCTTAATATCGAAGTTGTAAGCTTTGATTGGCAACTGGCCTATGAGGCAGGATTATTGCGTTCGATAACAAAACAATTCGGCTTATCTTTGGGAGATCGGGCATGCATTGCTCTGGGCAGACATATGAATCTGCCTGTTATTACAGCAGATAGGGTATGGAGCCAACCACAGATTGATGTGGATATTCGATTCATTAGATAA
- a CDS encoding cell wall-binding repeat-containing protein, whose protein sequence is MQKKIIAIIVVIAVMVACTVTVSAAGESTYTRLAGADRYATCAEISKAGWDSAGTVVIACGDDFPDGLAGGPLAYKFNAPLLLVQKDKIPASITSEIKRLKPQKAYVLGGPDVVSNTVVSELHKYGISIERVYGDDRAATAAEIAKITGATGGKAIIATGLDYPDALAVSPIAAKNGWPILFAYNNILPEATADALLKLGIKEVDIIGGPDVVGNSAAAQIQNMGIHAKRIYGDNRYITALNIAKRYSTANNGIFMVTGADFADALSTAPLAAQKSPVLLLAAKDSVEPEVRAFAKEKGISRDMITVIGGTDVVSETAVERLFTGDTVELYNVTVDIEGAEDPLYVVHFSFQRPVPYTFLSVRLKEDPNGQPVSYLGGASTYQPTTQTVSANTFISEEYKGTYWFEIVLEDDEGNEIMHSTPVKIELSGIEEGLIYTSEQLLKSVADGIEPKISPDAQEVLALYNKAKDIVSSIVKPGMSDLQKEKAIHDYVVNNTKYDKENYDNNTIPQESYDAYGALVKNTAVCQGYAEATSLLLNMAGIENIIVSGDANNGITMGGHAWNIVKIDGKYYHLDTTWDDPVTSDGHNVLTYNYFNLSDSEIGKNHFWEKSQYPACPDTGPRPSTTHL, encoded by the coding sequence ATGCAAAAGAAAATAATTGCAATAATAGTTGTTATAGCCGTCATGGTTGCCTGTACGGTAACCGTGTCGGCTGCCGGAGAAAGTACATACACGCGGCTTGCGGGAGCCGACAGGTATGCCACCTGTGCGGAAATAAGCAAAGCAGGTTGGGACAGTGCAGGTACGGTGGTCATTGCGTGCGGGGATGATTTCCCCGATGGATTGGCAGGCGGTCCGCTGGCATATAAGTTTAATGCGCCTCTTTTGCTTGTACAAAAAGACAAAATCCCCGCATCGATAACAAGCGAAATCAAGCGCCTCAAACCTCAAAAAGCATATGTATTGGGCGGCCCGGACGTGGTATCGAATACAGTGGTAAGCGAGTTGCACAAGTACGGTATAAGCATCGAGCGCGTATACGGCGATGACCGTGCCGCTACGGCAGCCGAGATAGCAAAGATAACGGGAGCAACCGGTGGCAAGGCGATAATAGCGACAGGGCTTGACTATCCGGATGCCTTGGCAGTATCGCCAATTGCGGCAAAGAACGGTTGGCCGATATTGTTTGCCTATAACAATATTTTGCCGGAAGCAACGGCCGATGCTCTGCTGAAACTTGGTATTAAAGAAGTCGATATAATCGGCGGGCCTGATGTGGTGGGCAACAGTGCGGCGGCGCAGATACAAAACATGGGCATACATGCCAAAAGAATATACGGCGATAACAGATATATAACAGCGCTTAACATAGCCAAACGGTATTCAACTGCCAACAACGGCATATTTATGGTAACAGGCGCTGATTTTGCCGATGCGTTATCCACCGCGCCTTTAGCGGCGCAAAAAAGTCCGGTGTTGTTGCTGGCGGCAAAGGACAGCGTAGAACCCGAAGTCAGGGCTTTTGCAAAAGAAAAAGGAATATCGCGCGATATGATCACGGTTATCGGGGGAACCGACGTTGTGTCCGAAACAGCTGTAGAGCGTCTGTTCACGGGCGATACGGTGGAGCTTTATAACGTAACGGTAGACATCGAGGGGGCAGAGGATCCGCTTTATGTGGTACATTTTAGCTTTCAAAGACCTGTTCCGTATACATTCCTCAGCGTCAGATTAAAAGAAGATCCTAATGGTCAGCCCGTAAGTTATTTGGGGGGTGCTTCTACCTATCAGCCAACAACTCAGACCGTTTCGGCAAACACTTTTATATCTGAGGAATATAAAGGCACATACTGGTTCGAAATTGTACTTGAAGATGATGAGGGAAACGAAATAATGCATTCAACTCCCGTCAAAATTGAATTGTCGGGCATAGAAGAAGGATTAATATATACATCCGAACAGTTGCTGAAGTCGGTGGCCGACGGCATCGAACCTAAGATCAGCCCTGATGCACAGGAAGTGCTGGCACTATACAACAAGGCTAAAGATATAGTATCCTCAATAGTTAAGCCGGGGATGTCGGATTTGCAAAAAGAGAAGGCGATACATGATTATGTGGTTAATAATACAAAGTACGATAAGGAAAACTATGACAACAATACCATCCCGCAGGAATCGTACGACGCGTACGGCGCGCTGGTCAAGAATACGGCGGTATGCCAAGGATATGCCGAAGCGACAAGCCTGTTGCTCAATATGGCGGGCATAGAAAATATAATAGTATCAGGCGACGCGAACAACGGCATAACCATGGGAGGTCATGCTTGGAATATAGTCAAGATTGACGGCAAGTACTATCACTTGGATACCACTTGGGACGACCCGGTAACTTCAGATGGGCACAATGTCTTAACATACAATTATTTTAATCTTAGCGATTCGGAAATAGGCAAGAACCATTTCTGGGAGAAGAGTCAGTATCCGGCATGCCCGGACACGGGACCTCGCCCGTCAACTACCCACCTCTAA